Genomic window (Phycisphaeraceae bacterium):
TGGCACGCTCAATCGCTCCGGCCCTCGCCCTTATGGGCGCAGCATCCGTGACCCTTGCCCAGACCGAGTCGGTGATCGAGCCGGACTGGATCGCACCCGATCCTGTCTCCGAGATGCTGATGTCCATGCCATGGGACGTGAAGTTGTACAACCAGCACATCACCACGCTTGCCAACCCGTTCTTTGAGGGGCGTGCGCCGGGGCTTCGCGGCAACCGCGATGCAGCGAACTACATCCAGTTTTACCTTGAGCGTGCAGGTATGAAAGGTGCGTTCTCAAGCGATGGTGGGGCTGCCTCGTACAGGCAGGAGTTCCAGCCTCGTTCGCAGCAGTTGACTGGCACAGGAACAATGTCATGGAATCTTGCTGTGTACAGCGGGCCAGTAAAACAGGAACCACGGAAGCTGATCTATGGCGAGGACTTTGTTGCGACGCCGTACTCAGCGAGCGAGAGCTTCGAAGGCCCGATTGTGTTTGCTGGGTACTCGATCGAGAGCGGGCCCGATGACTACACAAGTTTTCCAGAAGGCGCAGACCTGACGGACTCCATCGCGATGATCTTTCGGTTTGAGCCGATGGACAGCGAGGGCAACAGCAAGTGGTCGGAACGCGGGTGGTCGCCGCAGGCGGGGTTCATTCAGAAGCTTCGTGCAGCAACATCGCGCGGTGCGAAGGGGATCATTGTTGTGAATGCGCCCGGCGCGAATGATCCACGCGTTGGTTCTCTGCTTGACGCGAATGGGGGCCAGGGCATGGGCGGCTCGATGCGCGTGCCAATCATGATGATGTCAGTTGACGCAGCGCGCAAGCTCACGCAGGAATCGACCGGGCTTTCACTCGATGATCTCCGTAGAAAGGCAGATGAGGCGGGACTGGTTGTGCCGCTGAACGCGACAGCATCTATTTCAGCGAATATCACTTCTGGCAAAGTTACAACGAACAATGTTGCTGGTGTGTTCAGAGGCAATGGCGATCTCGCTGACGAGTACATCGTGATTGGTGCGCACTACGACCACGTCGGATACGGAAAGTTCGGCACTTCAACACCCGATGTGCTCCACCCCGGCGCGGATGACAACGGCTCTGGCACGAGCGCATGCCTCGTGCTTGCAGAATCACTCGGAAAAATCTGGGCCGACCTGCCCGCGAATCAACCGAGGCGTTCCGTTGTTGTTGCGCTCTTCAGCGCAGAAGAGAGCGGGCTTGAAGGCTCGCGTTACATGGTGCAGAACCTGCCCATGCCCAAAGAGAGCATCTACACCATGGTCAACATGGACATGGTGGGGCGGCTGCGTGAAGGTCGGGTTGATGTGCAGGGCATGGAATCTGCCGAGGGATTGGAAGACCTTGTCTGGCCAATCCTTGAAGCGTCCGGCATGACCCCTGTCAAGGAACGTCCGACAGGGAACTCTGATCACGCGAGCTTCCGCAATGCGGGCGTGCCCATCGTGAGTCTTTTTACGGGGTATCACGACGTGTACCACACGCCGGGCGATGTTTCCGAGACGATCAATCGTGTTGGTGCAGTG
Coding sequences:
- a CDS encoding M28 family peptidase, translating into MKLSMARSIAPALALMGAASVTLAQTESVIEPDWIAPDPVSEMLMSMPWDVKLYNQHITTLANPFFEGRAPGLRGNRDAANYIQFYLERAGMKGAFSSDGGAASYRQEFQPRSQQLTGTGTMSWNLAVYSGPVKQEPRKLIYGEDFVATPYSASESFEGPIVFAGYSIESGPDDYTSFPEGADLTDSIAMIFRFEPMDSEGNSKWSERGWSPQAGFIQKLRAATSRGAKGIIVVNAPGANDPRVGSLLDANGGQGMGGSMRVPIMMMSVDAARKLTQESTGLSLDDLRRKADEAGLVVPLNATASISANITSGKVTTNNVAGVFRGNGDLADEYIVIGAHYDHVGYGKFGTSTPDVLHPGADDNGSGTSACLVLAESLGKIWADLPANQPRRSVVVALFSAEESGLEGSRYMVQNLPMPKESIYTMVNMDMVGRLREGRVDVQGMESAEGLEDLVWPILEASGMTPVKERPTGNSDHASFRNAGVPIVSLFTGYHDVYHTPGDVSETINRVGAVKIVRTVQEIVMTLATHPGKLSDPAPKATVAAAPSRPQRSNRFADSSNDDEDKPTNRTGSRVRFGIMPGNYDGIVSGVLIDEVFPGTTADNAGLKAGDRMVEWNGSKLDSVQDWMPFLMDAKPGDKVEIVYIRNNERKTTTATLLAADGE